From a single Lewinella sp. LCG006 genomic region:
- a CDS encoding ATP-binding protein, whose translation MKALTAEAKRLEAIINTATDGIITIDEKGIIETINPAAAKLFAYEPSQIMGKKINVLMPAPYRAEHDGYMHNYHRTGKAKIIGIGREVEGLRSDGTVFPFRLAVSEMNIDGERMYTGVVHDLSDIKAAEQRIMELNRALEEKVVQRTEDLANAVDQLLGTNQLLKQEIEERQAVEHQLREQEQELQQALAKEKELNALKSRFVSMASHEFRTPLSTILSSAELVEMYQNTEQHPKRLRHIDRIKAAVGNLNDILNDFLSLSRLEEGKQEAQIETLNLAGFLREMEDEVNLLLKKGQKLNFPTLVEDWTIHTDPKLLRNILLNLLSNASKYSSEEQTIHLKVEKAESAIIFAIKDEGMGIPKEDQKHLFTRFFRAHNVENIKGTGLGLHIVERYLDLLGGQIEFTSEMGQGSVFRISLPL comes from the coding sequence ATGAAGGCATTGACTGCCGAAGCCAAAAGACTGGAAGCCATCATTAATACGGCTACTGATGGCATCATCACAATTGACGAAAAAGGAATCATTGAGACCATCAATCCTGCTGCCGCTAAGCTTTTTGCTTACGAGCCCAGCCAGATAATGGGCAAAAAGATCAACGTCTTAATGCCTGCTCCTTACCGCGCAGAGCACGATGGTTACATGCACAATTATCATCGTACAGGAAAAGCAAAGATCATTGGTATAGGAAGAGAAGTAGAAGGCCTGCGTAGTGACGGTACCGTCTTCCCATTCCGCTTGGCGGTAAGTGAAATGAATATCGACGGAGAACGGATGTACACTGGTGTCGTACATGACCTCAGTGATATTAAAGCAGCTGAACAACGTATTATGGAACTCAACCGGGCGCTGGAAGAAAAAGTAGTACAACGTACCGAAGATTTGGCCAACGCCGTAGATCAGTTGCTGGGTACAAACCAACTGCTCAAACAAGAAATCGAAGAAAGACAAGCCGTAGAGCATCAGCTCAGAGAACAGGAGCAGGAACTCCAACAGGCCCTTGCCAAGGAGAAAGAGTTGAATGCCTTGAAAAGCCGCTTTGTCAGCATGGCCTCCCATGAATTCCGGACCCCACTGAGCACCATTCTCAGCTCAGCGGAACTGGTAGAGATGTACCAAAATACCGAGCAACACCCCAAACGGCTTCGCCATATCGACCGCATTAAAGCAGCGGTGGGCAATCTCAATGATATTCTTAATGACTTTCTATCGCTGAGCAGGTTGGAAGAAGGAAAGCAAGAAGCACAAATAGAAACGCTGAACCTAGCTGGCTTTCTTCGCGAGATGGAAGACGAGGTCAACCTATTACTAAAAAAAGGGCAGAAATTGAATTTCCCTACCCTTGTAGAGGATTGGACTATCCATACCGACCCAAAACTTTTACGCAACATTTTGCTCAACCTGCTTTCTAATGCCAGTAAGTATTCTTCTGAAGAACAAACCATTCACCTGAAGGTGGAAAAAGCCGAATCAGCGATTATCTTTGCCATCAAGGATGAAGGCATGGGTATTCCTAAAGAAGATCAAAAACATCTTTTTACCCGATTTTTCCGCGCCCACAATGTAGAGAACATCAAAGGCACCGGATTAGGACTCCACATTGTAGAACGTTACCTGGACTTATTGGGAGGCCAAATTGAATTTACGAGTGAAATGGGTCAAGGCTCTGTTTTCCGTATTTCTTTACCTCTTTAA
- a CDS encoding CBS domain-containing protein, translating into MNIIAPVSTLMSTRLITVNPDDNLEAVKTHFDEHSIHHIPVVRYKKIVGIISSADFNHFLRGFTRNEQDSLLESVRLRAWKAEDIMTKKLAKVEVSDPIRTALEVFKTNRIHALPVEENGELVGIITTYDVICALAEEEIKLEDYNR; encoded by the coding sequence ATGAATATCATTGCACCGGTTTCTACGCTAATGAGCACTCGTTTGATAACTGTTAACCCAGATGATAATTTGGAAGCAGTAAAAACTCACTTCGACGAGCACAGCATCCACCACATTCCTGTAGTACGCTACAAAAAAATTGTGGGCATTATCAGTTCTGCTGACTTCAATCATTTTCTGCGCGGTTTCACCCGCAATGAACAAGATTCTCTTCTGGAGAGTGTGCGCTTGAGAGCGTGGAAAGCAGAAGATATTATGACAAAAAAGCTGGCTAAAGTAGAGGTTAGTGACCCGATTAGAACAGCGTTGGAAGTCTTTAAAACCAACCGTATTCACGCATTACCCGTTGAAGAGAATGGTGAACTGGTTGGGATTATCACTACTTACGATGTCATCTGTGCACTCGCAGAGGAAGAAATAAAGCTGGAGGATTATAACCGCTAG
- a CDS encoding thioredoxin family protein: MIAIQLFGITESKNLVAWRKLVSEALEQLEIDFNIQVVSDLEQFIRYDLTGIPALVIGEEVLFQRELPDLEELVAVLREKIENTTPNQHVA; the protein is encoded by the coding sequence ATGATAGCGATTCAACTGTTCGGTATCACGGAATCTAAAAACCTGGTGGCCTGGCGCAAGCTGGTTAGTGAGGCATTGGAACAATTGGAGATCGACTTCAATATACAGGTCGTCAGTGATCTTGAGCAGTTTATCCGTTATGACCTCACTGGAATCCCTGCACTTGTTATCGGCGAGGAGGTTTTGTTTCAGCGAGAGCTACCTGATCTGGAAGAATTAGTAGCTGTGCTTAGAGAAAAGATAGAAAATACAACGCCAAATCAGCATGTAGCATGA
- a CDS encoding SulP family inorganic anion transporter — MESQPKGFFSELKSDFPAGLVVFLVAVPLCLGIALASGAPLFSGVISGIVGGTVVALLSGSPLGVSGPAAGLAVIVLTAIQALGYEPFLLAVVIAGVFQLLLGFAKAGVIGYFFPSSVIKGMLTGIGLIIILKQIPHAFGYDSDPEGDYAFQQINGENTFTALEHMLSAITPGALLISILSLAVLILWQQPFIKRLKFTTIVQGPLVVVAMGIIIQQILINTSWNLDPEHLVTLPVANDWSEFLGLFTLPDFSQWNNPAIWITAITIAIVASLETLLSVEATDKLDPYKRLTPTNQELKAQGVGNLLSGLIGGIPVTQVIVRSSANIQSGGKTKAAAFIHGLMLLVSVLAIPKLLNMIPLASLAAVLIVVGFKLAKPSLFKEMYKLGQKQFIPFMVTIIAILFTDLLVGIGIGMVIAIFYILLNNYKAPYFVEDKRKDDGIIHLELAEDVSFLNKASILLSLKKLPANSKVLIDASNTLHIDYDIKEIIMEYKANAAYKNIDLSFIGLDAETMDLQPSAKQDKAGARIPGPPVTFD; from the coding sequence ATGGAATCACAGCCCAAAGGATTTTTCTCAGAACTAAAATCGGATTTCCCCGCCGGATTAGTAGTTTTTCTTGTTGCCGTACCTCTTTGTCTAGGGATTGCCCTGGCCTCGGGAGCACCTCTCTTTTCGGGCGTTATTTCAGGAATCGTTGGTGGTACCGTTGTAGCACTACTCTCTGGTTCACCGTTGGGTGTTAGCGGCCCTGCTGCTGGATTGGCGGTGATTGTCCTTACAGCCATCCAGGCACTAGGTTATGAGCCTTTCTTGTTGGCAGTAGTTATCGCTGGAGTATTTCAGCTATTACTAGGCTTTGCGAAGGCTGGTGTAATCGGTTACTTTTTTCCATCATCCGTGATCAAAGGCATGCTTACAGGGATTGGTTTAATTATCATCCTGAAGCAGATTCCTCACGCCTTCGGCTACGATAGTGATCCGGAAGGTGATTATGCTTTTCAACAAATTAATGGGGAGAACACCTTTACCGCACTCGAGCACATGCTGAGCGCCATTACCCCCGGAGCCTTATTGATCAGTATTCTGTCCTTAGCTGTTTTGATCTTGTGGCAACAACCTTTCATCAAGCGATTAAAGTTCACGACGATCGTTCAAGGGCCTTTGGTGGTCGTTGCCATGGGAATTATTATCCAGCAGATACTCATCAATACCTCCTGGAACCTGGATCCAGAGCACCTCGTCACCTTACCCGTAGCCAATGACTGGAGCGAGTTCCTTGGCCTCTTTACGCTTCCTGATTTTAGTCAATGGAACAATCCAGCGATCTGGATTACGGCCATTACCATTGCGATTGTAGCCAGCCTTGAGACCTTGTTGAGCGTAGAGGCTACCGACAAACTCGACCCCTATAAGCGACTTACGCCCACCAACCAAGAACTAAAAGCACAAGGCGTTGGTAATCTCTTAAGTGGATTGATCGGAGGTATCCCTGTTACCCAGGTAATTGTTCGTAGTTCGGCAAATATCCAATCCGGGGGAAAAACGAAAGCAGCAGCCTTTATTCACGGGCTGATGTTGCTGGTGAGTGTATTGGCGATACCCAAACTGCTCAACATGATCCCTCTGGCGAGCTTGGCAGCGGTGCTTATTGTGGTAGGTTTTAAACTTGCGAAGCCTTCCTTGTTCAAGGAAATGTACAAACTGGGGCAAAAGCAATTTATACCATTCATGGTTACTATTATTGCGATTCTATTCACCGACTTATTGGTAGGAATTGGTATCGGAATGGTCATAGCCATCTTTTATATCCTGCTTAATAATTATAAGGCACCTTATTTTGTGGAAGATAAACGTAAAGATGATGGCATTATCCACTTGGAGTTGGCCGAGGACGTATCGTTTTTAAACAAAGCCAGTATCCTCCTAAGTCTTAAAAAGCTTCCAGCCAATAGCAAGGTACTTATTGACGCTTCAAATACGCTCCATATTGATTATGATATTAAAGAAATCATCATGGAGTACAAAGCCAATGCGGCTTATAAAAACATTGACTTAAGTTTCATCGGTTTGGATGCAGAAACGATGGATTTGCAACCATCGGCCAAACAAGACAAAGCAGGAGCACGTATTCCTGGACCACCAGTAACATTTGACTAA
- a CDS encoding RNA polymerase sigma factor, which translates to MTTSTFGQLFQEHTPNLQAFALQLTRDKNDAEDLYQDTVYKAMRYRHLYQPKTNLQAWMMTIMRNTFINEWRKRKRKQQIADLQIPGVTFSQTSATHNAGESKVTMQELMKTMDQLEEGLSKPFLMAFRGYKYEEIAAEMELPLGTIKSRIHQARKLLKNSIRRQYQSSNLKELLS; encoded by the coding sequence ATGACAACTAGCACCTTTGGTCAGCTCTTTCAGGAACATACCCCAAATCTACAAGCATTTGCCCTTCAACTGACCCGTGATAAAAACGATGCAGAGGATTTATACCAGGATACGGTCTACAAAGCCATGCGCTATCGCCATCTTTACCAACCCAAGACCAACCTTCAAGCATGGATGATGACCATCATGCGCAATACCTTTATTAATGAATGGCGTAAACGCAAGCGCAAGCAGCAAATCGCCGATCTACAAATTCCTGGCGTAACCTTTTCGCAAACAAGCGCAACCCATAACGCTGGAGAAAGTAAAGTGACCATGCAGGAGTTGATGAAAACAATGGATCAACTGGAAGAAGGATTGAGTAAGCCCTTTTTAATGGCCTTTCGCGGGTACAAATACGAAGAAATTGCAGCCGAGATGGAGCTCCCCTTAGGCACCATCAAAAGCAGAATTCACCAGGCACGTAAATTACTGAAGAACAGTATCAGACGGCAGTATCAAAGCAGCAATCTGAAGGAGTTATTGAGCTAA
- a CDS encoding peptidase domain-containing ABC transporter yields the protein MSQLSSLKRFFKLLEPDKKDVFYIYLYAIFGGLLTLTLPLGVQAVIGLVQGGDVSSSLVILIAVVTLGTLFSGVLKIMQITVAETLQRRVFSRSAFEFALRIPNLRMDALQQDYPPELVNRFFDTLTVQKGLPKILMDFSTGIVQIIFGLLLISFYHPFFVFFGISVLAILFVLLRWTGPKGLDTSLIESKYKYQVAHWLQEVARTMVTFKLASGARLSLSKTNSLVDGYLTARGNHFRVLVNQYGYIVIFKTLVTAVLLALGGMLVIDNQITIGQFVAAEIVVLLILGSVEKVILTLADVYDLLTGLEKMGYFTDIPLEPDEGMSFERVDTGKGMELEVQNLSFQFSDSDQPTLCDLNFKVKSGEKVCVAGYNGSGKSTLIQVISGLMLNYKGTISYNNAPMFNFNLRSLRSYIGDHGSQEDVFQGTLWENICLGHEDIDFQQIVWAIRQVGLEDYVKSLPKGYDTVLLPGGRNLPQSVRTKILLARSVVSQPRLLALEEFLNRLQPKERERMSDMLTDRSQPWTLVAVSNDPLLAARCERIILMEKGQIIADGNYESLRDNPHFERIFQMSTPNGQAIQPKWKEKK from the coding sequence ATGTCTCAGTTGAGTTCATTAAAGCGTTTTTTTAAATTGTTGGAACCCGACAAGAAGGATGTTTTCTACATTTATCTCTATGCCATTTTTGGTGGTCTGCTCACCCTCACCTTACCATTAGGGGTACAAGCGGTCATCGGTTTGGTACAGGGAGGTGATGTTTCCTCTTCTCTGGTCATCCTGATTGCAGTGGTGACTTTAGGTACATTGTTTTCGGGGGTGCTGAAAATTATGCAGATTACCGTTGCGGAGACTCTACAACGGAGGGTATTTTCCAGATCGGCATTTGAGTTTGCCCTCCGTATTCCCAATTTGCGGATGGATGCCCTCCAACAAGACTATCCACCGGAGTTGGTGAATCGCTTTTTTGATACCCTTACGGTACAAAAAGGTTTACCCAAGATTTTAATGGATTTTTCAACGGGTATCGTGCAAATTATTTTTGGTTTGCTGCTTATCTCTTTCTACCACCCTTTTTTCGTGTTTTTTGGGATCAGTGTACTGGCTATCTTGTTCGTGTTACTCCGTTGGACAGGCCCCAAAGGACTGGATACCAGCCTTATCGAGAGTAAGTATAAATACCAGGTAGCGCATTGGTTACAGGAGGTAGCTCGAACAATGGTTACCTTCAAGCTGGCCAGTGGTGCACGTCTGTCGCTCAGCAAGACCAATAGCCTCGTAGATGGTTATCTCACAGCTCGTGGCAATCACTTTCGGGTGCTTGTCAATCAGTATGGGTACATTGTCATATTCAAAACCTTAGTGACGGCTGTACTCTTAGCGCTGGGCGGAATGTTAGTGATTGATAACCAAATTACGATCGGACAATTTGTAGCGGCCGAAATTGTGGTATTATTGATTCTGGGTTCGGTGGAAAAAGTTATCCTCACCCTGGCCGATGTTTATGACTTGCTAACGGGTTTAGAAAAGATGGGCTACTTTACCGATATTCCTCTTGAACCTGACGAAGGGATGAGTTTTGAAAGAGTAGACACGGGTAAAGGCATGGAATTGGAGGTGCAGAACCTCAGTTTTCAATTCAGCGACAGTGATCAGCCTACGTTGTGCGACTTGAACTTCAAGGTGAAATCAGGAGAAAAAGTTTGTGTTGCGGGCTACAATGGCTCTGGGAAATCTACCCTGATCCAGGTGATCTCGGGATTGATGTTGAATTATAAAGGCACCATTAGTTATAACAATGCGCCCATGTTTAACTTCAATTTGCGGAGTTTACGCAGCTACATTGGTGACCATGGTAGCCAGGAAGATGTTTTTCAGGGTACCCTTTGGGAGAACATCTGTCTTGGTCATGAAGATATTGACTTTCAACAAATCGTATGGGCAATCCGGCAAGTAGGCTTGGAAGATTACGTCAAGAGTTTACCCAAAGGCTACGATACCGTATTGCTACCCGGCGGCCGAAATCTGCCGCAAAGTGTGCGGACCAAAATATTATTAGCGCGTAGTGTAGTTTCCCAGCCACGTTTGCTGGCGCTGGAAGAATTCCTCAATCGCCTCCAACCTAAGGAACGCGAACGGATGTCGGATATGCTGACGGATCGTAGTCAGCCTTGGACTTTGGTGGCAGTTTCCAATGACCCATTACTAGCCGCCCGCTGCGAAAGGATTATCTTGATGGAAAAAGGGCAGATCATCGCCGATGGAAACTACGAAAGCCTCCGAGATAATCCCCACTTTGAGCGCATCTTTCAAATGAGTACTCCCAACGGCCAGGCTATCCAGCCAAAATGGAAGGAAAAAAAATAA
- a CDS encoding HlyD family secretion protein has translation MLNISPQNSVSQRLPEGNWTCLERNPLPTGNRMMRNWLLALLVIFVVLLFLPWQQNIQAKGKMTTLDPGDRPQTIQATIPGRIDQWFVREGQLVKKGDTIVHLSEIKVDYFDPELVGRTTNQVRAKEGAIVTYEQKAGALAEQIAAMRAELVLKREQLEAKVKQVELKLQSQEADLEQARVAYTIAQRQLARTDTLFQQGIKSRTDLEDKQQKMQESQAKAIAAENKVAENRQELEVTRLALRNIINEYNNKIAKAQSDRFSTLSDRYSAEGELNKMQIQAENYEQRAQFYYIIAPQDCYITQVVKPGIGETVKEGDPIVTIMPANFDLAVEMHVRPMDLPLVRQNAEVRFVFDGWPAIVFSGWPDLSVGTYSGRIVAIDNNIDKNGRYRLLIAPNPDDRPWPEALRPGSGVQGIALLGHVQVWYELWRQLNGFPPDYYGVEKKREEEKGTKAPIKSLK, from the coding sequence ATGCTAAATATATCACCTCAGAATTCCGTTAGCCAGCGTTTACCAGAAGGCAATTGGACTTGCCTGGAGCGTAACCCTTTGCCTACAGGCAATCGGATGATGCGCAATTGGTTGTTGGCTCTTTTGGTCATTTTTGTTGTTCTATTGTTCTTGCCGTGGCAACAAAATATTCAGGCGAAAGGAAAAATGACAACCCTCGATCCCGGTGACCGCCCACAAACCATTCAGGCGACCATTCCCGGAAGGATTGATCAGTGGTTTGTACGGGAAGGGCAATTGGTGAAGAAAGGAGATACGATTGTTCACCTTTCGGAAATCAAAGTCGACTATTTTGATCCCGAACTGGTAGGCCGTACGACCAATCAGGTGCGGGCTAAAGAAGGCGCCATCGTCACTTACGAGCAAAAGGCTGGCGCGCTGGCCGAACAGATAGCAGCAATGCGTGCCGAATTGGTACTGAAAAGAGAGCAACTGGAAGCCAAAGTAAAGCAGGTCGAATTAAAGCTACAAAGTCAGGAGGCGGATCTGGAGCAGGCGAGGGTAGCGTATACTATCGCCCAACGACAATTGGCACGTACGGATACGCTTTTTCAGCAAGGCATCAAATCCAGAACGGATCTGGAAGACAAGCAACAAAAGATGCAAGAAAGCCAGGCCAAAGCCATTGCTGCTGAAAACAAAGTAGCGGAAAATCGGCAAGAATTGGAGGTTACCCGCTTGGCATTGCGCAACATCATCAATGAGTACAACAACAAAATAGCCAAAGCGCAATCCGACCGTTTCAGTACTTTATCCGATCGTTATAGTGCGGAGGGAGAGTTGAATAAGATGCAAATCCAGGCGGAAAATTATGAGCAGCGTGCCCAGTTCTATTACATCATCGCTCCTCAGGATTGTTACATCACGCAGGTGGTGAAGCCTGGTATTGGAGAAACCGTCAAGGAGGGAGACCCTATCGTTACGATCATGCCCGCGAATTTTGATCTTGCCGTAGAAATGCACGTCCGCCCAATGGATCTTCCGCTGGTGCGCCAAAATGCAGAGGTTCGCTTTGTTTTCGACGGTTGGCCAGCCATTGTGTTTTCGGGCTGGCCCGATCTTTCGGTCGGAACCTATTCTGGTCGTATTGTAGCCATTGATAACAATATTGACAAAAATGGCCGCTACCGTCTACTGATCGCCCCTAATCCAGATGATCGCCCCTGGCCAGAAGCACTACGCCCGGGATCTGGCGTTCAAGGTATTGCCTTGCTGGGGCACGTTCAGGTCTGGTATGAGCTATGGCGGCAGTTGAATGGTTTTCCGCCCGATTATTATGGGGTGGAGAAAAAAAGGGAAGAAGAGAAGGGGACGAAAGCACCTATTAAATCTTTAAAATAA
- a CDS encoding TolC family protein, with amino-acid sequence MITLRCRILCLLLVIGGSSLMAQQEILSADLFWQQVKINHPVARQAALLQEQAAQELLYARGSFDPKLYASQEEKVFGGKNYYRYGQGGVKIPTAWGIALKAEYDWTDPNGEYLNPDRTIPQGGQAIVGLEVPLLQGLFFDASRSAWRQAQIGQDRYQAVADELRNELFFAANKSYWDWSYAYYSREVAISARDYSFERLGGIRESFRAGDYPAIDTLEAYLQWQSWELEVQEKELQLNHTIAKMRALLWEDAGRPEVWNKDWVPESPQAPPTAPDYGELEQAIAEHPSLTVYRYQKEQLAIERRWKQEQFKPELTFNYNFLANQFDFNPEDTDGISSLVNDNYKWGFTFSQPLLLRKERAGVALTDIKIAQTDWKLQQKQQDLTTKLTAYWQEWETRQQQLQLSLTVVQNYQSLLAAETAKFEIGESSVFLLNSRQQKLLEAQLKLLKTQAELQKTVVALWYTAGRG; translated from the coding sequence ATGATAACATTGCGTTGTAGGATTTTATGCTTGTTACTGGTCATTGGAGGAAGTTCTCTTATGGCACAGCAGGAAATTTTGAGTGCTGATTTGTTCTGGCAGCAAGTGAAAATCAATCATCCCGTTGCCCGACAGGCAGCACTTTTGCAAGAGCAAGCTGCACAAGAGTTGTTGTATGCCCGTGGTAGCTTTGACCCCAAGCTGTATGCTTCCCAAGAGGAGAAGGTCTTTGGCGGAAAGAATTATTACCGTTACGGCCAGGGAGGGGTGAAAATCCCCACTGCTTGGGGGATTGCCCTCAAGGCGGAATACGATTGGACAGACCCCAACGGTGAATATCTCAACCCCGACCGAACCATTCCCCAGGGCGGACAGGCAATTGTTGGGCTTGAGGTTCCGCTTTTGCAAGGCCTCTTTTTTGATGCCTCGCGCTCAGCCTGGCGGCAGGCTCAAATCGGCCAAGATCGCTACCAGGCAGTCGCGGATGAACTTCGTAATGAACTTTTTTTCGCAGCCAATAAGTCCTATTGGGATTGGTCATACGCCTATTATTCTAGAGAAGTGGCCATTTCTGCAAGGGATTATAGTTTTGAACGACTTGGGGGAATCCGCGAAAGCTTTCGGGCCGGTGATTATCCCGCTATTGATACGCTGGAAGCTTATTTACAATGGCAAAGCTGGGAGTTGGAAGTACAGGAAAAAGAGTTACAGCTTAACCATACGATTGCCAAAATGCGGGCCCTTTTGTGGGAAGATGCCGGACGGCCAGAAGTATGGAACAAGGATTGGGTGCCGGAATCACCACAAGCTCCTCCTACTGCACCAGACTATGGTGAATTGGAACAAGCCATTGCTGAGCACCCTAGTCTCACGGTTTACCGCTACCAAAAAGAACAGTTGGCCATAGAAAGACGCTGGAAACAAGAACAGTTTAAACCAGAACTAACATTTAATTACAACTTCCTGGCCAACCAGTTTGATTTTAACCCAGAAGATACTGACGGGATCAGCAGTCTGGTCAATGATAATTACAAGTGGGGCTTCACCTTTAGTCAACCACTGCTGTTGCGTAAGGAACGTGCGGGAGTGGCCCTGACGGATATCAAGATTGCCCAAACGGATTGGAAACTCCAGCAAAAACAGCAAGATCTCACGACGAAACTAACTGCCTACTGGCAGGAGTGGGAAACTCGCCAACAACAGCTACAATTGTCACTGACGGTGGTGCAAAATTACCAAAGTCTGCTGGCTGCCGAAACGGCAAAGTTTGAAATCGGAGAAAGCTCCGTCTTCTTACTGAATTCGCGCCAGCAAAAGCTCTTGGAAGCACAACTCAAGCTGCTGAAAACACAAGCAGAGTTGCAGAAGACGGTGGTGGCGTTGTGGTATACGGCGGGACGGGGGTAG
- a CDS encoding T9SS type A sorting domain-containing protein — MKKLLAFGLLGLAFCTLNAQEDYTSYFTGNLMDAVTNPMGGVCLMGGATENDNAMRWFLQRADGGDVLVIRASGGDGYNDYFFNTLGVSINSVESIVFNNAQAATDPYVLDRIAKAEAIWIAGGDQYNYVSYWRNTAVADLINTAIAQRNITIGGTSAGMAILGGAYFTAQNGTVTSATALANPYDSKVAISNQDFIRVPYLNQVITDTHYDNPDRQGRHTVFLARAIVDYNTPYYGIACDEYTAICVDENGMASIYGTYPDFDDNAYFIAPNCEVMNNLPENCVNGQPLSWNQSGQALKVYAVKGTPTGLYSFDLNNWTEGIGGNWQDWSATAGSFDATEADAPGCTPVSTSSPDANLSFEVFPNPNNGNVRIRLHKYTSTAGTIRLLDGAGKFLRSWPVIGTTDNLDLSALSSGIYLLEYVNGEERAIRQIVVR; from the coding sequence ATGAAAAAGCTTCTGGCCTTCGGCCTGTTGGGCTTAGCGTTTTGCACGCTCAATGCTCAAGAAGATTACACCTCCTATTTTACGGGAAACCTCATGGATGCGGTCACAAACCCAATGGGTGGTGTTTGCTTGATGGGAGGGGCTACCGAAAACGATAACGCCATGCGTTGGTTTCTCCAGCGAGCTGACGGTGGTGATGTACTCGTCATTCGTGCATCGGGTGGCGATGGTTACAACGATTATTTTTTCAACACGCTGGGTGTGTCCATTAATTCTGTAGAAAGTATTGTTTTCAACAATGCCCAGGCCGCTACCGATCCTTACGTATTGGACCGTATAGCCAAAGCAGAGGCCATTTGGATCGCAGGGGGGGATCAATACAATTACGTCTCCTATTGGAGAAATACTGCTGTTGCAGACTTGATCAACACGGCTATCGCACAACGAAATATCACCATAGGTGGCACCAGTGCGGGGATGGCCATCCTGGGCGGAGCGTACTTTACAGCTCAAAACGGCACCGTTACCAGTGCCACTGCGCTGGCTAATCCTTACGACAGTAAAGTGGCTATCAGCAACCAAGACTTTATTCGTGTTCCTTACCTCAATCAGGTCATTACTGATACCCATTACGACAATCCCGACCGCCAGGGGCGACACACCGTTTTTCTGGCACGGGCTATCGTAGACTACAACACTCCTTACTACGGGATTGCTTGTGATGAATATACTGCCATTTGTGTGGATGAAAACGGGATGGCTAGTATCTATGGCACCTACCCTGATTTTGACGACAATGCCTACTTTATAGCCCCCAACTGTGAGGTGATGAACAACCTGCCCGAGAATTGCGTAAACGGCCAACCTTTGAGCTGGAACCAAAGCGGGCAAGCCCTCAAAGTTTACGCCGTAAAAGGTACCCCTACCGGCTTGTACAGTTTTGATCTCAACAATTGGACAGAAGGTATAGGCGGTAATTGGCAAGACTGGTCGGCAACCGCTGGCTCATTTGACGCCACGGAGGCCGACGCTCCAGGATGTACCCCGGTGAGTACTTCTTCTCCTGATGCAAATCTGAGCTTTGAAGTATTTCCTAATCCTAATAATGGTAACGTACGCATTCGGCTCCACAAGTACACTTCTACTGCAGGAACTATTCGGCTTTTAGATGGAGCTGGGAAATTCTTGCGATCTTGGCCCGTTATCGGCACCACGGATAACCTCGACTTATCGGCCCTTAGCTCAGGCATTTATTTGTTGGAGTACGTTAATGGCGAAGAACGGGCTATTCGACAAATTGTAGTGAGGTAG